From the Paenibacillus sp. R14(2021) genome, the window AAAGGGAATCGAATTTACGGCGTCCAGCTGCCGAAATAATCGAAACGCCTAATGTCGATGTCGTCTTGCAGGAGAATTCGGCGACTTCCAAGTTCAAGACCATTTTTGCAGCTAACCGGTTCTCATGGAGTCCAGTTAACGCATCCAGGCAATTTGGGAATCAGAGAAGTGGGAGTATGTACGGAGCAGTTTGCTGGCTGCAACTGCTCCATTTTTTCGTTACGCTGATATGAACGAGGCGGTCAATACCTCTTTTTAAAAATCATCTTCTAAGGGGAATTGACTTTAAAATCTTGGCACGAAGGCAACGCGTTGACGGTGGTTAACAGTCTGATATGCGCGGGTTGGTTACCGCATTTCAATCCATTCGTCACGGAGCTGCCTCGGACTAACGGCGCACGTTCGGCTTTTAATCAGTTTCCTAGTGCATAGCGTAACATGAGGGTTCTCCTTACCGGTGTTTGCCTCCGAGCCAAGATTTCAAATCCCCGTCGAGACTATTACCGTTTAAAACTAAGCGATTAATTCGATTTCCGAGTGTTTCATTTCAATCGCACAACCAATAGCCCATACGAATCCGATAAGTTCTCTGGCAACGGCAACAGCAGCTTGCTTCCCGCCTTTCCCCCGAGAAGTGATACCATCATATTTCTGATGCAATCGGTGCTGCGCTTTCCAGGCAATGCGTTTAGCTTCCGGATCCTGGCCTTCCTGACGAGAGCGAAGTTGTCCTTTCAAAGAAGGAGCGTGGCGATAGGACCAAGCGGATTCTACGATGACATGACGAATGTGAGCATTTCCGACCTTCGTGATGGATCCTTGCCAACGGCTAGCGCCACTTGAATATTCTTTAGGGACAAGTCCTGCATACGACATTAATTGCCGGGGACTTGAAAAGCGAGAGAACTGCCCAATTTCCGCTACTAACGTGGTTGCCGTTACCTCCGCAACGCCACGCATGGTTTGAAGAGCCTGGATAACAGGGGCGTGAATACTGGTTGTTGCTTGTTCGTGGATTTCAGCTTCAATGCGTTTCATGCGGTCGGTCACTTCATCAATGGCATGAAGATATTCTTGGAACACGATTCGCAGCGATGATTTTTCAAAGCGAAGGCTATGCAGCCATTCTCGATGCGTGACGGACCAATTCCGTGTGCCTTTTAGTGGACGCAAGTCATGGCGAAGTAGAAACTGGACAAGATGAAGGCGAGCACGTTGCAAGTCTTCCTTAGCGTCATGACGAGCGCGAACCAAATCCCTCAACGCTTCATGATCTTCATCGGGGGTCCAAACAGATGTAAGTTCTCCGGCGCGAAGAAGTTGTGCCAATCGTAAAGCATCTCTTCGATCGGTTTTGATGCGATCTCCTGCGCGCTTTGGAATGAGTGTTGGGGCAACAACGACACAGTCAATGCCAAGCGACAACAAAAACCTGAAGAGACCATATCCAGTTGGTCCGGCTTCGTAGCAAACGTGCAATTGCTCCGGTGTTCCTATTTTCTTCATGAGCTTACGCATGGCTTCAGGTGTGTGGGGAAAGTTCCCTAGGAAACGCGGTTCACCACGTCCTGCATCTGCGACGGCAACAGAGATGATATCTTTTGATACGTCTAAACCAACAAATTTTGTGAAATCCTTCATAGTAGCGGCTCCCTTCGAATGTAGCTCTGCATGTGGTTTTAAGTAGAATCCACTACACATTGTAACCACATACAACCTACGTTAAGCGATTGGTGCCGCCTCGTTCATTATGACTAACGGGCAGGATACTTCCAATATATGTTAATATTATTGGAGTGCGATTAGTATGAAAATCGATGTCTGAACCAGTAGGTACTGTTAAACTTAGGGGAAGAATAATGGCTATTTATTTTGTGAGACATGGTGTGGACGATGAAGGATATCGTGGGGGCTGGAGTCAAAGAGGACTCAATGTTGAAGGCTATAGGCAATCAGAAAAGCTGGGTTGTTATCTTAAGGATAAACAGAGCACTTATCAAATACATCGTATCGTGAGCAGTGACTTACAACGGGCATTGGATACAGCGAATGAGATTGCTAATTTAATGAATTTGTCCGTTGAAAGTAGCAACCAGTGGAGAGAAACAAATAATGGCATAATCGCTGGAATGCCTAACGAAATCGTCAATGAACGATTCCCTGGGCTATATTTCTCCAGTTTACGAATGGATGAAAGGTATCCTGGCGGTGAGAGTCCATTGGAGTTTTATTTACGAATTGAAGAAACATTCAAGCGGTTATGT encodes:
- a CDS encoding histidine phosphatase family protein, with the translated sequence MAIYFVRHGVDDEGYRGGWSQRGLNVEGYRQSEKLGCYLKDKQSTYQIHRIVSSDLQRALDTANEIANLMNLSVESSNQWRETNNGIIAGMPNEIVNERFPGLYFSSLRMDERYPGGESPLEFYLRIEETFKRLCEEQSTKNHLENVIIVTHGGVINVVYHILKGLEWTNKNNSFPASNTGIHKVENSNGQWKLTFENVLEHL
- a CDS encoding IS110 family transposase — its product is MKDFTKFVGLDVSKDIISVAVADAGRGEPRFLGNFPHTPEAMRKLMKKIGTPEQLHVCYEAGPTGYGLFRFLLSLGIDCVVVAPTLIPKRAGDRIKTDRRDALRLAQLLRAGELTSVWTPDEDHEALRDLVRARHDAKEDLQRARLHLVQFLLRHDLRPLKGTRNWSVTHREWLHSLRFEKSSLRIVFQEYLHAIDEVTDRMKRIEAEIHEQATTSIHAPVIQALQTMRGVAEVTATTLVAEIGQFSRFSSPRQLMSYAGLVPKEYSSGASRWQGSITKVGNAHIRHVIVESAWSYRHAPSLKGQLRSRQEGQDPEAKRIAWKAQHRLHQKYDGITSRGKGGKQAAVAVARELIGFVWAIGCAIEMKHSEIELIA